In Thiohalophilus sp., a genomic segment contains:
- a CDS encoding DUF2189 domain-containing protein, whose product MNSHSQSTSESNPTPPDELPFVAPCRQLDALAPLRWLELGWRDLRRAPGPSLSYGVAVLAISYGISAIAWHYGSVYLLLAMLSGFIFIGPVMAVGLYSISRQLQAGRQPVLGYCLREGRRHLGNLLVFAVILLVVFLVWARAASMVHVFFPMDADPELTDFALFLGVGTAVGTLFAAVIFCASAFSLPMLLDRRADTVTAVLTSINAVLRNKPAMLFWAALIVAIVLAGFATGLLGLALGMPVVGHATWHAYQETIDASAWPRNDAAIQENT is encoded by the coding sequence ATGAACTCACACTCACAATCAACATCTGAATCGAACCCAACGCCACCGGACGAACTGCCGTTTGTCGCGCCGTGCCGCCAGCTGGATGCGCTGGCGCCGTTACGCTGGTTGGAACTGGGCTGGCGGGATCTGCGCCGGGCACCGGGGCCGAGTCTCAGTTACGGCGTGGCGGTGCTGGCGATCAGTTACGGGATCAGCGCGATTGCCTGGCATTACGGCAGTGTTTATCTGCTGCTAGCGATGCTGTCGGGGTTTATTTTCATCGGCCCGGTGATGGCGGTAGGGCTCTATTCCATCAGTCGTCAGTTGCAGGCCGGACGCCAGCCGGTGCTGGGTTATTGTTTGCGTGAGGGACGCCGGCATCTGGGTAATCTGCTCGTGTTTGCGGTGATCCTGCTGGTGGTGTTTCTGGTCTGGGCGCGGGCCGCATCTATGGTGCATGTCTTTTTCCCGATGGATGCCGATCCGGAGCTGACCGACTTTGCCCTGTTTCTGGGGGTGGGGACGGCGGTGGGGACCCTCTTCGCCGCAGTGATCTTTTGTGCCAGCGCCTTTTCCCTGCCGATGTTGCTGGATCGCCGCGCGGATACGGTGACGGCGGTGCTGACCAGTATCAATGCGGTCTTGCGCAACAAGCCGGCCATGTTGTTCTGGGCGGCGCTGATTGTAGCAATCGTCCTGGCCGGGTTTGCCACGGGCTTGCTGGGGCTGGCGCTGGGCATGCCGGTGGTCGGTCACGCAACCTGGCACGCCTATCAGGAAACGATCGATGCTTCGGCCTGGCCGCGCAATGACGCTGCAATTCAAGAGAATACTTAA
- a CDS encoding PilZ domain-containing protein, which produces MEKRQHRRIPFRRRVYLIRREGDEQLLESSDFSLTGMAVLSKRSVQVGEKVWLRFEVNTLGKHRQLNVQAEIRHVDLTPHCYRVGVNFLEAR; this is translated from the coding sequence ATGGAAAAGCGACAACATCGGCGTATTCCGTTTCGACGCCGTGTTTATCTGATCCGTCGCGAAGGCGATGAGCAGTTGCTGGAATCGTCGGATTTTTCCCTCACTGGCATGGCGGTGCTCAGCAAGCGGTCGGTTCAGGTCGGAGAGAAGGTCTGGCTGCGGTTCGAGGTCAATACGCTGGGCAAGCATCGGCAGTTGAATGTTCAGGCGGAGATCCGGCATGTGGATTTGACCCCGCACTGTTACCGGGTCGGGGTCAATTTTCTCGAAGCCCGCTGA
- a CDS encoding CBS domain-containing protein yields MPTDYTSLPLRKLSNHIGYHRPHQMLPDHLTLDMPAIYAMTDLQRVAAITVEPGTRLDAANQKMIANQVRLLLVCRADNSVAGILTATDILGEKPVQYMHEVDCTYADIMVRDIMTPHDELDVLALSDIQMACVGDVVATLQQVARQHALVIDNDRYGLQRVRGIFSASHISRQLGMPIPESGRAHSFAELEQALTAG; encoded by the coding sequence ATGCCCACAGACTATACATCTTTACCCCTGCGCAAATTGTCCAACCATATCGGCTATCATCGGCCACACCAGATGCTCCCCGATCACCTGACGCTGGATATGCCTGCCATTTATGCCATGACCGATCTGCAACGGGTCGCGGCTATCACGGTGGAGCCAGGTACGCGACTGGATGCCGCCAACCAGAAAATGATTGCCAATCAGGTTCGCTTGCTGTTGGTGTGCCGGGCGGATAACTCGGTGGCCGGGATCCTCACTGCCACCGATATACTGGGCGAAAAGCCGGTACAGTACATGCATGAAGTGGATTGCACCTATGCCGATATCATGGTGCGGGATATCATGACACCGCATGATGAGCTGGATGTGCTCGCCCTGAGCGACATTCAGATGGCCTGTGTCGGGGATGTTGTCGCAACCCTGCAGCAGGTAGCCCGCCAGCACGCCCTGGTCATCGATAACGATCGCTACGGCTTACAACGCGTACGCGGTATTTTTTCCGCCTCGCATATCAGCCGGCAACTGGGTATGCCCATTCCCGAAAGCGGCCGGGCTCACAGCTTTGCCGAGCTGGAACAGGCCCTGACAGCCGGCTAA
- a CDS encoding heme-binding protein, with protein MRTGRYGVYLAGALLLAALPLQANEVISVKRITMDLAAEIAGAAVKDCREKGYQVSAVVVDRNGNTQMAMRDTLASRFTLQIAEEKANLVIMSGIPSGQFRGSRQDIRQELNHIDGIVVMDGGLPVQAAGTNIAAIGVSGAPGGDIDAECAARGIAAVQDRLDFIE; from the coding sequence ATGAGAACAGGGCGATACGGTGTTTATCTGGCGGGCGCGCTGCTGCTGGCGGCGCTGCCGTTGCAGGCCAACGAGGTGATCAGCGTGAAACGGATCACCATGGATCTGGCCGCCGAGATTGCCGGGGCGGCGGTCAAGGACTGCCGGGAAAAGGGTTATCAGGTCAGTGCGGTCGTGGTGGATCGTAACGGCAATACCCAGATGGCGATGCGCGATACCCTGGCCAGCCGCTTTACCCTGCAAATTGCCGAGGAGAAGGCCAATCTGGTGATCATGTCGGGCATTCCTTCCGGGCAATTTCGCGGCAGTCGTCAGGATATTCGCCAGGAACTCAATCATATCGACGGGATTGTGGTGATGGATGGCGGGCTGCCGGTTCAGGCGGCGGGCACGAACATCGCGGCCATTGGCGTCAGCGGGGCGCCGGGAGGGGATATCGATGCCGAGTGTGCGGCCCGGGGCATTGCCGCCGTGCAGGATCGGCTCGACTTTATTGAATAG
- a CDS encoding phospholipase A: MNDFVSSRWLFTGLLLFGSLLPAAVMAQEQAADKPASPLDKRMRIERETRYQPFVLTPHKPNYLLPLTYNSNPNQAPFDPQQDGTIEEPEVKFQISIKMPVTDEIFGDRVTLYAAYTNQSYWQAYNDDNSHPFRETNHEPELFLAIQNDWQWAGFTNRLIFLGISHQSNGQNGDKSRSWNRLYADFMFERGDFYLSFKPWLRLEVPDAEDDNPDIEDYMGHGELRLVYASGDHTVGLRLRNNLQSDNRGAVELNWSFPMSRRAKWFIQYFDGYGESLIDYNARVKRLGIGIALTDWL, translated from the coding sequence ATGAATGATTTCGTTTCGAGCCGGTGGTTGTTCACTGGTCTGCTGTTGTTCGGGAGTCTGCTGCCTGCCGCGGTGATGGCGCAGGAACAGGCGGCGGATAAGCCGGCTTCGCCACTGGATAAACGGATGCGCATCGAACGTGAAACCCGATATCAGCCGTTTGTCCTGACCCCGCATAAACCCAATTACCTGTTGCCGCTGACCTATAACAGCAATCCCAATCAGGCACCCTTCGATCCGCAGCAGGACGGGACGATCGAAGAGCCCGAGGTCAAATTTCAGATCAGCATCAAGATGCCGGTGACGGATGAGATTTTTGGCGATCGTGTCACGCTATATGCTGCCTACACCAACCAGTCCTACTGGCAGGCCTATAACGATGACAACTCGCATCCGTTTCGCGAAACCAATCATGAGCCGGAGCTGTTCCTGGCCATACAGAACGATTGGCAGTGGGCCGGGTTTACCAACCGGTTGATCTTTTTGGGGATCAGTCATCAGTCCAACGGCCAAAATGGTGACAAGTCACGCAGCTGGAATCGCCTGTACGCCGATTTTATGTTTGAGCGGGGCGATTTTTATCTCAGCTTCAAGCCGTGGTTGCGCCTTGAAGTGCCGGATGCCGAGGATGACAACCCGGACATCGAAGATTATATGGGTCACGGCGAGTTGCGGCTGGTCTATGCTTCGGGCGATCACACTGTTGGACTGCGGCTGCGTAACAATCTGCAATCTGATAACCGCGGTGCCGTGGAGCTGAACTGGAGCTTTCCCATGAGCCGACGGGCCAAGTGGTTTATCCAGTACTTCGACGGTTACGGCGAAAGTTTGATCGATTACAACGCCCGGGTTAAGCGCCTGGGCATCGGTATCGCGCTGACGGACTGGCTGTAA
- a CDS encoding YcgN family cysteine cluster protein — translation MADFWRHKSLAEMTPAEWESLCDRCGRCCLLKLEDVDSGELYFTSIVCRHLQQPGCQCDCYANRLVEVPECLALTPQSLPDLIDHLPGSCAYRRLAEGRPLPQWHPLISGDPDTVAEAGIAIEGKVISEAYIHPEQYEEHIIHWHQWEGES, via the coding sequence GTGGCTGATTTCTGGCGGCACAAGTCGCTGGCCGAAATGACCCCGGCCGAATGGGAATCCCTGTGCGACCGGTGTGGACGCTGTTGCCTGCTCAAGCTGGAAGATGTGGACAGTGGTGAGCTGTATTTTACCAGTATCGTTTGCCGGCATTTACAGCAGCCTGGCTGTCAGTGTGATTGCTATGCCAACCGGCTTGTTGAAGTCCCCGAATGCCTGGCCCTGACCCCGCAAAGCCTGCCGGATCTGATCGATCATTTACCGGGCAGTTGTGCCTATCGACGGCTGGCCGAAGGGCGCCCCTTGCCCCAATGGCATCCGCTGATCAGCGGCGATCCGGACACGGTGGCAGAGGCGGGGATCGCGATCGAAGGCAAGGTCATCAGCGAAGCCTATATTCATCCCGAACAATATGAAGAACATATTATTCACTGGCACCAGTGGGAAGGTGAGTCGTAA
- a CDS encoding GGDEF domain-containing protein, translated as MAKFPTPLRLLHWWASHGVSEDDSDDLRLKKEVMTIVSSAIALLAIGWGALYAVTGYPWSGAIPWSYSVIVLISTLHFFYSKQFDFFLISQQWLILLLPFFLMWSLGGFANGSAVMIWAFFAPLAALFFIDLREAGRWMLVFLMLLVLSALLDPWLAERVRPMPQWLNTLYFLMNLGLGFSLIALMLYYFVKDRERAYQQLQQSQVHIEQLLLTDDLTRVDNRRSLNERLQEELARAVRYGSPLSIIMIDADHFKAINDQHGHAVGDEVLVALARTLQECVRGSDFLARYGGEEFMILLPETGRDGAASMAERMREALWALRVEPLESGLTASFGVTEMHESDDADRLIQRVDAAMYKAKDSGRDRVCIL; from the coding sequence ATGGCAAAATTTCCGACACCCCTGAGACTGTTGCACTGGTGGGCAAGCCACGGTGTCAGCGAAGACGACAGCGATGATCTGCGCCTGAAAAAAGAGGTGATGACCATCGTCTCCTCGGCAATCGCCTTGCTGGCGATCGGCTGGGGAGCGTTGTACGCCGTCACCGGCTATCCCTGGTCGGGCGCGATTCCCTGGAGTTACAGCGTGATCGTGCTGATCAGCACGTTGCATTTTTTTTACAGCAAGCAGTTTGACTTTTTTCTCATCAGCCAGCAGTGGTTGATTCTGTTGTTGCCCTTTTTTCTGATGTGGAGCCTGGGCGGCTTTGCCAACGGCAGCGCCGTGATGATCTGGGCCTTTTTCGCGCCGTTGGCCGCCCTGTTCTTTATCGATCTGCGTGAGGCCGGCCGCTGGATGCTGGTCTTTTTGATGCTGCTGGTTCTGTCGGCGTTGCTGGATCCGTGGCTGGCCGAACGGGTCCGGCCCATGCCGCAGTGGCTGAATACCCTCTATTTTCTGATGAATCTGGGGCTCGGGTTTTCGCTGATCGCGCTGATGCTCTATTACTTTGTCAAGGATCGTGAACGGGCCTATCAGCAACTGCAACAAAGCCAGGTGCACATCGAGCAGCTGTTACTCACCGATGATTTGACCCGGGTGGACAATCGTCGCAGCCTCAACGAGCGACTGCAGGAGGAGCTGGCGCGGGCGGTGCGTTACGGCTCGCCGCTGTCGATCATCATGATCGACGCCGATCACTTCAAGGCCATCAACGATCAGCACGGCCATGCCGTGGGTGATGAGGTCCTGGTAGCCCTGGCCCGGACCCTGCAGGAATGTGTTCGTGGCAGTGATTTTCTGGCCCGTTACGGCGGTGAAGAGTTCATGATCCTGCTGCCCGAAACCGGGCGCGACGGGGCGGCGTCCATGGCCGAACGCATGCGCGAGGCACTTTGGGCGCTGCGGGTGGAGCCGCTGGAATCGGGGCTGACTGCCAGCTTCGGTGTGACCGAAATGCATGAGTCGGATGATGCCGATCGCCTGATCCAGCGGGTGGACGCGGCGATGTACAAGGCCAAGGACAGCGGACGCGATCGGGTCTGTATTTTATAA
- a CDS encoding YajQ family cyclic di-GMP-binding protein, giving the protein MPSFDVVSEIDMHEVTNAVDQANREVSTRFDFKGSGAKFEMNDKTVTLHGDADFQLKQMLDILRNKLSKRGVDLDCMEPGNVEHAGKQVRQNVTMKEGIDQALARKIVKLIKDSKLKVQTQIQGEQVRITGKKRDDLQAAIAALKEANLEMPLQFTNFRD; this is encoded by the coding sequence ATGCCCAGTTTTGATGTGGTATCCGAAATCGATATGCACGAGGTCACCAACGCGGTGGACCAGGCCAATCGTGAAGTCTCGACCCGTTTTGACTTCAAGGGCAGCGGGGCAAAGTTTGAAATGAATGACAAAACCGTCACCCTGCATGGCGATGCCGATTTTCAGCTCAAGCAGATGCTGGATATTCTGCGCAACAAACTCAGCAAACGGGGCGTGGATCTGGATTGCATGGAACCGGGCAATGTCGAACATGCCGGCAAGCAGGTACGTCAGAATGTGACCATGAAAGAAGGCATCGATCAGGCCCTGGCCAGGAAGATCGTCAAACTGATCAAGGACAGCAAGCTCAAGGTACAAACCCAGATACAGGGCGAGCAGGTGCGGATTACCGGCAAAAAGCGCGATGATTTGCAGGCGGCGATCGCGGCGCTCAAGGAGGCCAACCTGGAGATGCCACTGCAGTTTACCAATTTTCGTGACTGA
- a CDS encoding patatin-like phospholipase family protein — protein MSHSERELSLVLGSGGARGLAQIGVIRWLEKNSDFHIRSIAGSSMGGLIGGIYAAGKLDLYEEWVTQLSKYDVLRLLDFAFSRSGLFSGERIMGKLEEMLGDVNIEDLPITFTAVATDIESGREVWLTSGSLFEAIRASIAIPTVFTPVKRDGRLLVDGGLLNPVPVAPTLRDSTSMTVAVSLSGRSEEALEQTESEPESQTSDQNRYRRAIGQFIEGLQEKLGLSDNLESAIDVFDIISRSIESMQNSIARFRIAGYNPDHLIDIPVNACGIFEFHRAQEMIDLGYERAERELGDIRRR, from the coding sequence ATGAGTCACAGCGAGCGGGAGCTTTCCCTGGTACTGGGCAGCGGCGGCGCGCGCGGACTGGCGCAGATTGGCGTGATTCGCTGGCTGGAGAAAAACAGCGATTTTCATATCCGTTCCATCGCCGGTTCCTCCATGGGCGGGCTGATTGGCGGGATTTACGCTGCCGGCAAACTGGACCTGTATGAGGAGTGGGTTACCCAGCTGAGTAAATACGATGTGCTGCGTCTGCTCGATTTTGCCTTCAGCCGCAGCGGTCTGTTCAGTGGCGAGCGCATCATGGGCAAGCTCGAGGAGATGCTGGGCGATGTGAATATCGAGGACCTGCCCATTACCTTCACCGCCGTGGCCACCGACATCGAGTCCGGCCGCGAGGTATGGTTGACCAGCGGTTCCCTGTTCGAGGCCATTCGCGCTTCGATTGCCATTCCAACGGTCTTTACCCCGGTCAAACGCGATGGGCGCCTGCTGGTCGACGGCGGACTGCTCAATCCGGTACCGGTGGCACCGACCTTGCGTGACAGTACCAGTATGACGGTCGCGGTCAGTCTCAGCGGGCGCAGCGAGGAGGCGCTCGAACAGACAGAGTCCGAGCCTGAATCGCAAACCAGCGATCAAAACCGTTATCGCCGCGCTATCGGTCAGTTTATCGAGGGATTGCAGGAAAAACTGGGTCTGAGCGATAACCTGGAATCGGCGATCGATGTATTCGACATCATCTCCCGCTCCATCGAGTCAATGCAAAACAGTATCGCCCGTTTTCGCATAGCCGGTTATAACCCGGACCATCTGATCGATATCCCGGTGAATGCCTGTGGTATTTTCGAGTTTCATCGGGCTCAGGAAATGATTGACCTGGGTTACGAGCGGGCCGAACGGGAGCTGGGTGACATTCGCCGACGCTGA
- a CDS encoding DUF3565 domain-containing protein: MTESLVSITGFVQDEEGDWVAELSCGHRRHVRHRPPWQNRPWVQSEAGRQSMIGYVIPCRDCQKNIRKS, encoded by the coding sequence GTGACTGAGTCTCTGGTCAGTATTACCGGTTTTGTGCAGGATGAAGAGGGCGACTGGGTTGCCGAACTCTCCTGCGGTCATCGCCGGCATGTGCGTCATCGTCCGCCCTGGCAGAATCGTCCCTGGGTACAGAGCGAGGCCGGTCGGCAGAGTATGATCGGGTATGTGATCCCCTGCCGGGATTGTCAGAAGAATATAAGAAAATCCTGA
- a CDS encoding PilZ domain-containing protein, with protein MMARLSSYFDVREKRFQFRKPVPARVRISHSTFGVIQAVTRDISDAGLFVDLRHRLRLPIGAHIKLQFLDSARPEIAFNMKVIRETDEGIALTFVDFEVDGRRYKIDELREHWNPAQH; from the coding sequence ATGATGGCCAGACTCTCCTCTTATTTTGATGTTCGCGAGAAGCGCTTCCAGTTCCGCAAGCCGGTCCCGGCCCGGGTCCGAATCAGTCACTCCACCTTTGGTGTCATTCAGGCTGTCACCCGGGATATTTCCGATGCCGGCCTGTTTGTCGATCTGCGCCATCGCCTGCGTCTGCCTATCGGCGCGCATATCAAGCTGCAATTTCTCGATTCCGCCCGTCCCGAGATCGCCTTCAACATGAAAGTGATACGTGAAACCGATGAAGGCATTGCACTGACCTTTGTCGATTTCGAAGTGGATGGGCGACGTTACAAAATTGACGAGTTGCGCGAACACTGGAATCCGGCTCAGCACTGA
- a CDS encoding cyclic nucleotide-binding domain-containing protein, producing the protein MQGNGQLRETVEQAIERQEAFGELLTQVEKELLLDFGVVRSAAPGELLCRPDQVDTRVYILVIGEVEVLDAVEQEGTVLARLGRGELFGEISALFRLPRISAVRVSRPAVLLEIPGDVLEKVISGRPELYHAVIKRYKQRITETALRRVTLFRYVPADRLGALIEHSSLVGIPPGETIVGEGEAGDALYIIIYGTARVTHQVGDEAMNLALLRAGDYLGEWSVLTGAPRAATVTAVTRVDAIRVDCQPFLQFIQENPAIRDRLDMIAFNRHVETAEQGQLVDSREAMDEALARIQNLIDQSD; encoded by the coding sequence ATGCAGGGTAACGGACAGTTGCGTGAGACCGTCGAGCAGGCGATCGAACGTCAGGAGGCGTTCGGGGAGTTGTTGACCCAGGTGGAAAAGGAGTTGCTGCTCGATTTTGGCGTGGTGCGCAGTGCCGCCCCGGGTGAGCTGCTGTGTCGTCCGGATCAGGTGGATACCCGGGTCTATATCCTGGTGATCGGCGAAGTCGAGGTGCTCGATGCGGTGGAACAGGAAGGGACGGTTCTGGCCCGTCTGGGGCGCGGTGAACTGTTTGGTGAAATCTCCGCGCTGTTTCGTCTGCCACGGATTTCGGCGGTTCGTGTCAGCCGTCCGGCCGTCCTGCTGGAGATTCCCGGCGATGTCCTGGAAAAAGTGATCAGCGGGCGCCCGGAGCTGTATCACGCGGTTATCAAGCGCTACAAGCAGCGGATTACCGAGACCGCCCTGCGGCGCGTGACCCTGTTCCGTTATGTGCCGGCCGATCGCCTCGGTGCCCTGATCGAGCACTCTTCCCTGGTGGGCATTCCCCCCGGCGAAACCATCGTTGGTGAAGGCGAGGCCGGCGATGCGCTGTATATCATTATCTACGGCACGGCGCGGGTCACCCATCAGGTTGGCGATGAGGCGATGAATCTTGCCCTGTTGCGCGCCGGCGACTATCTGGGGGAATGGTCGGTACTGACCGGTGCGCCACGCGCGGCGACGGTGACGGCCGTTACCCGGGTGGATGCTATCCGGGTCGATTGTCAGCCGTTTTTGCAATTTATCCAGGAGAATCCGGCGATCCGTGACCGGCTGGATATGATCGCGTTTAATCGCCATGTTGAGACGGCCGAACAGGGACAACTGGTCGACTCGCGTGAAGCGATGGATGAGGCGCTGGCGCGTATCCAGAATCTGATCGATCAATCCGACTGA
- a CDS encoding DUF2244 domain-containing protein, translating to MLQIEHDTGWDRGCIILRPHPPSSWRANLWIVGLAALLCLSFAVGFALAGAWLILPFAGIEIMALFGLLYYVSLKTRVQEVVQFNHQEIRFQRGRRRPVLEWHCPRYWCRLHVTPPSHPWYSSQVRLRCHGEEVELGRFLSDRDKRALVRNLNAFLQRG from the coding sequence ATGCTGCAGATCGAGCACGACACCGGCTGGGATCGGGGGTGCATCATTCTGCGTCCCCATCCGCCCTCGAGCTGGCGGGCCAATCTCTGGATTGTGGGGCTGGCCGCGCTGCTCTGTCTCTCCTTTGCCGTCGGGTTTGCCCTGGCCGGGGCGTGGCTGATACTGCCCTTTGCGGGCATCGAGATCATGGCCCTGTTCGGGCTGCTTTATTATGTTTCACTGAAAACCCGGGTGCAGGAAGTGGTCCAGTTCAATCACCAGGAAATCCGTTTTCAACGCGGGCGGCGCCGGCCGGTGCTCGAATGGCACTGCCCCCGTTACTGGTGCCGCCTGCACGTGACGCCTCCCTCGCATCCCTGGTATAGCAGCCAGGTTCGCCTGCGCTGTCATGGCGAGGAAGTGGAGCTGGGCCGGTTTTTGTCGGATCGCGACAAACGTGCCCTGGTACGCAATCTGAACGCGTTTTTACAGCGTGGCTGA
- a CDS encoding PilZ domain-containing protein gives MEERRHYKRKLVNARVRLYHANFDMVEGSTRDISDGGVFVVTDHPLPLQEGEQLKMILPQSRSPDIVFNMQVIRLATDGMGLMFLDYENQGRRGTMAELRNSMKKKK, from the coding sequence ATGGAAGAGCGCCGCCATTACAAGCGCAAACTGGTCAATGCGCGGGTCAGACTGTATCACGCCAATTTCGATATGGTGGAAGGCTCGACCCGGGATATTTCCGACGGCGGCGTGTTTGTCGTAACCGATCATCCGCTTCCGCTGCAGGAAGGGGAACAGCTGAAAATGATCCTGCCCCAGTCCCGATCGCCGGATATTGTCTTTAACATGCAGGTGATTCGCCTCGCCACCGATGGCATGGGGCTGATGTTTCTCGATTATGAAAACCAGGGCCGGCGCGGCACGATGGCGGAATTGCGTAATAGTATGAAAAAGAAAAAATAA
- a CDS encoding TraR/DksA family transcriptional regulator, protein MSDTAHYRQVLLNKRRELLERVTAIADDSQLPASADSEEQAVELENEEVLSALDEEARQTLTLIDQALQRLERDEYGLCLACGKPIAEARLEAVPYAELCIECAERQESA, encoded by the coding sequence ATGTCTGATACCGCGCACTACCGTCAGGTGCTGCTGAACAAGCGGCGCGAATTACTCGAACGGGTGACGGCCATCGCCGATGACAGTCAACTACCCGCCAGTGCCGATTCGGAAGAACAGGCCGTGGAGCTGGAAAACGAAGAGGTTCTCTCGGCGCTGGACGAAGAAGCCCGTCAGACCCTGACGCTGATCGACCAGGCATTGCAGCGACTCGAACGGGATGAGTACGGGCTGTGCCTGGCCTGCGGCAAACCGATTGCCGAGGCCCGCCTGGAAGCCGTGCCCTACGCCGAACTGTGTATCGAATGCGCCGAACGACAGGAATCGGCCTGA
- a CDS encoding rhomboid family intramembrane serine protease gives MFIPLDRKPEWRNPPLVTLLLILVNILCFTLWQGDDERLEERAYDYYLNSELPAVELPLYRDYLEQQGFDAQRDRQAEDEVLLSALLTDSKFQQQLKDNKLITPQHPQYETWQEQHRVFQNHLEQIVTYRFSFKTAEPSLTTLFTHIFLHADWGHLIGNMIFLFLIGFSVEMTLGRNIYLFAYLVAGLCSGLFYWMLEPDSLMWGVGASGAISGLMGMYTVLFGRRRIRFFYTLLFYFDFVRAPAIILLPIWLGYEVITQIYSPSNINNLAHIGGLLSGALIGYIALRLGKADLDYLDREEKQRAYVARYQEGLDYVARMELDKARRIFTQLYQDYPEQIEVVEQLFNIARLTQDESIHDYAVRLLGTEHARHMPIRQLRETFIAYVEQVQPNVRLGPDQLMTLALRFAAGGFLEDAEKIVLYLTTRKSDFARNPEGLMALASHYQRNNNRNKAEKYLNMLIECYPDSREASHARQALG, from the coding sequence ATGTTTATTCCACTGGACAGGAAACCGGAATGGCGCAACCCCCCGCTGGTCACCCTGCTGCTGATCCTGGTCAACATCCTCTGTTTTACGCTCTGGCAGGGCGACGATGAGCGTCTCGAAGAACGGGCCTACGACTACTATTTGAACTCGGAATTGCCTGCCGTCGAATTGCCGTTATATCGCGACTATCTGGAGCAGCAGGGCTTCGACGCTCAGCGCGATCGCCAGGCAGAGGACGAGGTACTGTTATCCGCTCTGCTGACCGATAGCAAATTTCAGCAGCAGTTGAAAGACAACAAGTTGATCACACCGCAACACCCGCAATATGAAACCTGGCAGGAACAACACCGGGTTTTCCAGAATCATCTTGAACAAATCGTCACCTATCGCTTCAGTTTCAAGACCGCCGAGCCGTCCCTGACGACCCTGTTTACCCATATCTTCCTGCATGCCGACTGGGGCCATCTGATTGGCAACATGATCTTTCTGTTTTTGATCGGGTTCAGCGTGGAGATGACGCTGGGACGAAATATTTATCTGTTTGCCTATCTGGTCGCCGGATTGTGCTCCGGGCTGTTTTACTGGATGCTGGAACCCGACAGCCTGATGTGGGGCGTCGGGGCCTCGGGCGCCATCTCCGGATTGATGGGGATGTATACCGTGCTGTTCGGCCGGCGCCGGATCCGTTTTTTCTACACGCTGCTGTTTTATTTCGACTTTGTGCGGGCCCCCGCCATTATCCTGTTGCCGATCTGGCTGGGCTATGAAGTGATCACCCAGATCTACTCACCGAGCAACATCAACAACCTGGCACATATCGGCGGACTGTTGAGCGGCGCACTGATCGGTTATATCGCCCTGCGCCTGGGCAAGGCCGACCTGGACTATCTCGATCGGGAAGAAAAACAACGGGCCTATGTGGCGCGCTACCAGGAAGGACTCGATTATGTCGCCCGCATGGAACTGGACAAGGCGCGCCGGATCTTTACCCAGCTGTATCAGGACTACCCCGAGCAGATAGAAGTTGTCGAACAGCTGTTCAATATCGCCCGGCTTACGCAGGACGAGAGCATTCACGATTACGCGGTCAGACTGCTGGGCACGGAGCACGCCAGGCACATGCCGATACGCCAGTTGCGGGAGACTTTTATCGCCTATGTCGAGCAGGTCCAGCCCAACGTACGACTCGGTCCCGATCAACTGATGACACTGGCACTGCGCTTTGCCGCCGGCGGCTTTCTGGAAGATGCCGAGAAGATCGTCCTGTATCTGACCACCCGCAAAAGTGACTTTGCCCGCAACCCCGAAGGGCTGATGGCACTGGCCAGTCACTATCAGCGGAACAATAATCGCAACAAGGCCGAGAAGTATCTCAACATGCTGATCGAATGTTACCCCGACAGCCGGGAAGCCAGTCACGCCCGTCAGGCGCTGGGCTGA